cccaagttgggtaaagaatcgcttggtaagtgtgaatcatgcaaattgggaaaacagttgaaaatttcccataaagcattgtCTGatgttaatacttcaaatgtgttagaattattgcatatggatctcatgggtcctattcaagttgaaagtattaatggcaagagatacatttttgtttgtgtggatgatttttctagatttacttgggtagattttttAAGAGAGAAATCAGATActtttgaagcttttcaaacactatgtacaagattgagagttgaaaaaaattgtaacattggaaagattgtacgaataaggagtgatcatggtaaggagtttgaaaattctgtttatgatgattATTGTAAAAcatttggaattttgcatgaattttctgctcccaaaacccctgaacaaaatggggtagtggaacggaaaaatcgtaccttgcaggaaatggccagagttatgcttaacagcaaaaaactcacaaagaaattgtgggcagaagctattaatacagcttgttatacaattaatcgtgtttttctgcgcccaggtacaaacaaaagtccttatgaaatctggaaaggtagaaaacccaatgttaactactttcatgtttttgggtgtctatgctatattcttagagatcgtgagaatctaggaaaatttgatgctaagagtgatatgggagtttttcttggttattccactaatagtagggcttatcgtgtctataatatgagaacccaaactattatggaatcagctaatgtggttgtagatgattttaaagatttttctgagtactcccatgaggaggaaattgacaagCTCATAGATGTGGCGGATCCGACAACACAGCTTTCGGAGGGGACAACAGCCACTGCTGACGTATCAAAAGACAAGTCTGTCGAAACAACAACAGggcaaacagagaaggaaaatccagttatttcctctgactccgttcaaaaagaaccatcaaccagagtaaaaaagaatcacccttctgaccttattctgggaaatcttgaagagagtatggtcactcgaaagaggtatgtaaatttggttcaatttgtttgttttacctCCTCTTTGGAACCTAAAAATGTGAAGgaggccttaaatgatgaatcatggatcaatgctatgcaagaagagttagatcaattcgcaaggaatgaggtatggattcttgtccctagaccgagtcataccaatgttataggtacaaagtggatatttaaaaacaaaactgatgaatttgggaccataataagaaataaagctagattagttgcacaggggtacactcaagttgaaggaattgattttgatgagacatttgcccctgttgcaagacttgaatccataagattattactagctatttcatgtgttcttggttttaaattgttccaaatggatgtaaaatccgcATTTCTAAATGGTTTTTTGAATgaggaagcttatgtggaacagcccaaagggtttgaggatccttacaatcctaatcatgtttttaaattgcaaaaagttTTGTATGGGCTaaaacaagccccacgggcttggtatgagagactaactcaatttttggtctcaaagggatacaagagagggggagtagacaaaacactgtttatcaaaaatgttgatgaaaatattatgatagcacaaatttatgttgatgatatagtgttcggttctactaatgattctctagtgcatgaatttgtgaaacaaatgcaggaagagtttgagatgagcatggttggagaactcaatttcttcctaGGACTTCAAGTAAAGCAGTCTGATGAAGGAATTTttatttcacaaagcaagtatgcaagaaatcctgtgaaaagatttggactcgatgcatctaaacctgctaaaacaCCCATGGGTACCACAGTCAAATTGtctaaagatgaaaatgggaagaaagttgatccaaccctttacaggagtatgattgggagtctcctttacttaactgcaagtcgccctgacataagttacagtgttggagtgtgtgcttggttccaagggaaccccatggagtctcatgtgactgctgtaaaaagaattattcgttacatcaataatactcttgacttaggcatttggtactccaaagaaacaaattctaaccttgtgtgttatagtgatgcagattgggcaggaaacactgatgatcgaaaaagcacaagtggtggttgtttttacttaggaaacaatttggtctcctggcatagtaaaaaacaaaactccatctccttgtcaacagccgaagctgagtacattgctgctggaagctgttgtactcaacttttgtagatgaaacaaatgttggcagactataagtttgatgttaaaactttaaccattttttgtgataatacaagtgctattaatatctctaaaaatcctgttcagcactctcgcaccaaacatattgacattcgtcatcattttattagggaacttgttgaaaacaaaacattgattttagaatatgttgagactaacaaacaaattgcagatatctttactaaagccttagacacggttagatttgattccctcaggaaatccttgggggtttgttttatttgacatTTCCAATAAATTGAttgtcttgccttgcatatgtgtttttgtaaatctcttgtcctgattggaagaaatttgatgagcatatttttttttattagagaatgatcgttataagtcctatactttgttggaatgaaaaaacatatttgaaaaattatagatcatccaatttatatttgatcaaatcattatctttgtatgagcattcctaatccagtttctttttcaggctccattttggaaaagtgctacctatactgatgtgtgaaagccgacactgagtaagttggtaccaggtaattagcaattatattggaggatactctaccagtgtaaagggctaccatcagtataagagttatagcctccattatggttacaattggaaaaaggctaaaaatcgccaaatatgggcaatgaccctagctttaaaaggccaaaaagaaacgccaaattgcttacacttgcacacacatatgcctgttctagactgtgtaagatggttgtaagactcaACATATAATGAATTAACTCAAATATGTTTTGTGTGTGGTATGTTTTTCAaattatggtctcttagtatttgaagtataactcatttctctaatttgtgaaaaatatggttatcttgtttcttctgAACAGGACTTgggatttacatggacacatatggtatggcatTTTACACtttattttcggcaattttgtaataaaaaataataaaaattttgaaaaagaaaatctGTTATCTACCGTGTATTTTAAAAAAAGgggttgaaaaattatttttgcaatttatttgttttatctcaatatattctaaaaatattcaaaagtttccaattttgaggtgtgacagaatttgttttaaaaagggagattttttggcatttatcactaaAAATCTGGTTACCCGTTTTTGGTTACCCAAtcttgaacttgcctcatttgtgttccgaatactttatatattcggAGTCCCTTGGTTGTTTTATGATCAGTGTTTTCTTGTTAAATCTCTCACATATAACCGAAGTGTTTAGGGtttctttctttgtgtgtttcacttgtttcttTCTTAGCAGTCATGAAGACTCGAGGCCGAGGTTCCTCTTCCAAGTCCGTGAAATCTCAGCAGGAGACACTTCCTGTATCTGTTCCCACTGCCACTCCTTCGGTCCCAGCATCAATTCCTGCTGTCTCTCCTACTCCAGGCCGTCGTTctaaaaccacagcaagaaagaaggttcttgctctttcggGTCCTATCAGTTCATCTGTTCTTGGTGCTTCTAGCAAAGGAGTTACGTTCCCGAATTTGGATGCTGAGCAAATACCTGCCTCGGCGGTTTCACTCGCCTCTCCCAAAGATCAAATAAAAGTCAAACCGGCCTTGGCAACCAGTTAGTCCAAATCAATTTCTACTGAAGATGTGTCTGCTTCATCTGATCATGACTCTGAATCCTCACTATCTCCTGATGTGttgacacccaaggcaaagggcaaacgTAAGTCCAAAGTTGTTGGGTCGAAGAAAGGGAAAAAGGCCAAAGTGACTAAATCTAAAGGTACCAGttccatctctgattcatctcctttatctcgTTTTAAATTAAAGGCCAAAATCAATCCTCCCCCAtgcacctcatcggaggatgtCTCTCCCGAGACGGAAGACTCTCAGCCTGAGTTGGATCCTTCTTTGACCGAGCCCAATCCTGAAGTTCCTCTTGATAATTTGGCTGAGGAGACTGACTCTGAAGAAGACCCATCTAAAGCCTCTCCAGTTGCATCGGACCCAAAAGGCACCACTCCTTTGGCTTTTCCTGAATTGTCGTCCAAACTTGATAAGCAAAAAGGTGCTCCTGCCcgtacctcaggttctttcaaagctcACTCTATTACattctgttttaatgataatgagaagaacatgcaATTCTATGACCATCGCCATTTTATTAGTGAGCGAAATtttctttttgctcctcatcgtgtttttggggtattgcttactttagaggaaagaggttggttgcgatccttgtctaggtttgatgggtttgtgcctcgggttgttaaagaattctatgcaaatttgaatgatgaaTTATTAGACCAATCTTCTTTCATGTTTCATAAAGTttatgttaggggtcattggtaCAATTTTAGCCCGTCCGAAATTACTAAGGCTCTCAATCTCGTCCCTgtggagattgatgattctattgagtttgcaaaggatcaagtttTGTCTGAACTGGTTGGTcaggctatggtgtgggaaccaagcaCCTCTCTTCGTGTCACCAATCTCACTCATTTCTATGGTGCTCTTTTCAAGTTTgctatgtttaattggatgtctACCACACATTCCTCTaccatcactcaagatatggccTTCCTGTTGTTCAAAATTGGTACTGGAGTCGCCATAGATCTTGGAGCTGTTATCTTTGACCAAATCATGTCTCTTAGTGGTGCCAAACGTAAGgggcaacacttgatgtttcctcaggtcatttacaaacttttggactctcaacgtcctttgaagaagtcccatgagaccttgacttctcctttggttggtccCACCTATACTGTCAAGGATGATCATGCTCCGTCTACAGCTTGAAAAGTCAAAGGCATTAATCTGGCTAGTCCTGCTTCTGGCAATGTTGTGACTGACACTACTGCTGTCCCGACTGATCTTGGTGCTGTCCAGACAGGAATCACAAGTCTGTCTGTCCGGTTCTCACTCATGGAGGAaactcagcgccaaattcttgcttcatTGGCCTCTCTCCATGCATCCAGCTCTCCTGCCCCATGATAATTTCGGTTACCTTGATCTATTTTACTATTGTTAGTTGTAAAAGAACACTTcatgtgtctttcttttggtttcattTCCTTTTGGTTTCTATGtttctttggcattttttttcaaacaatgagggggagagagtgaCTCTATTTTTGGTACTTTGATTATACTTTGATTTTGTTCACCTGCTGGTTATTATTGGTTTCTTTCGTTAACTGTGCTTTGGTTAActttcgcagggggagtcatttttgtttattttgtgactCTTATGGTTTTAAGCACCTACTTGTGTTTTGcggggatcttttaaaaatagatattccttgtctataaaattgccaaagggggagattgtaaatcctataattggcatttttatagaaatatcttttttcttaaaagagaaaatggttgatttaattgtttccttttattataattttcggaaatatttgttttccttttattataattttcggaaatagtTGTTTTCCTTTCTTATATTTTTCGGATTTGATTGgaaaatatttggtttcctttattccatTTTTCGGAAtctcttttttcttttgtgtgatttttggtcaataaaatgcttccttatttagcatatattgcctctttttgtttataaaggaaacaaaggtTATTgaaaatattcggtacttacccaaagttattttGTGGATTATTTACTGacatattttcgtgcagctcaaggattgcaatcaggaaactggtttttAATATcgttaattattgtttcctttttgagcttgttttgatccggCACAGGTCTGAGCTATCCCCACCGATATCgaatctgtcggatcagcatcttctaaataaggcaactcttcatcaatcaagattaactactgtgattcttgcctttattagaagaactCTTTCTCTgtctttgtgagcacgaaaaagactctataaataaggctctaaaggcagtgagaaaaagtgaactctttggtgcattatttgtgagcattattgtaatatttgcgagagttcctctttgtattcaagatcataagtattcatgtgatcttgtagaattatgtgtgtttagttttttagtggtgagtttataccatgttcatgagtgaatacacattgtaattcgaacacaacgtttatagtcttcgggagaagatttttacaagccttgcgtcgggaggatgcaagcactcgctagccattgaagggagttcaagtggttgagcgtttcaatcaagatcagattagtgaagagaagtacaacaagttgcggcaaatctcaagagggagtcttgttttgtttaagtcaatgtttctgtacttgtgattatttattaatttgttttattctctgggcgtggccccaaggagtaggttatccgaaagggtttctgaaccttgtaaaaattcgttgtgttctttattgttttgcactgtctttttattgtgttcagtttctgtcgtgacaagtttggtttctgtcccaacagaactgtaatctgtgtaaacagtgaattaccattccgcactttaattaatttggtaattactaaaaacgaaaTTTCAAAAGGCTAATTATGTAATCCCTCAGTCGGTTTAGAGGGATTACACATCTCAACATATTCTAGGTCGTTGGATTTATGGATAGGCTGCATTTTTGGTATCCAATGGTTGTGACTTGTTGATTGAAAGTGATTATGGACTCTTTTTTGTGCCATTATGCTCTTTTACTTTTTTGGTAAAGTAacttgcctcctcttcttcacCAAATCCCATCTCTGTCTTCTTCTTGTTTGTTATTTTTCAAGTCTCCACCATCTTTCTTTTTTTCACCTTTCCCTATTTCATTTGCTTTGTTCTTTTTCTCTTCATTTCAATAGAGGCAAAGCTTTTTGGAGCCACCTTTCCTATTGCCATTGTTCGAATTGAACACCCAACTTCTTTTTTTTATCTCAAAACTGGGCAAAGTCCTAGCTTCACTCTTCTCCAGCATTTGCATTCAAAATTTGAGCCAAACAATTGAAATTTTATGCATATTTTCCTGTATTTGATGTCAATTCTAGCAAATTCAATGGGTCATGTTGTCTCCCTTTTGGATATGAGAGACTGCAATAGATCTTTTCAAAATAGGTGGTTTTTCAATAGTTGCAAGCACCTAAGAGCTTTAAATTGAAATTATGCTCCTACAATCGGAATTCCCTCTCCAAAATTTAAATTCATCATTTCCTTGAATTTCTTGTGATTCAGAGAAAAGAAGAACCTGAATTGATTGGTGTAAGGTTGGAATTTTGCGTATTCAATAAAAGTTTATAACACATTAAAATTTTGAAGTAGTTAgtcatttttatataattatccATAAATATATTTCAAATTCTTCAATTAACTAGTTCCCAGCAAACAAATTACTAGCAATATAACTAAACCATTGCAACAGCTGTCAAGGTATTGTTTTACAGACAAAAAAAAAGACAAATAattgaccaattttcagttttgcAGATAAATAACAAAACTGAAAATTTTCTAGCTTCACAGAATCACAAAAAGAAAACCAACCCACCTCAGCCGACGATTCCACACCAACACAATGCCATTATGCTATCATTTTAGAAACTCTGTAATTGATAATCGTATAAACAAATGCATGCAGCCACCACACTATAAATCATTTGAAACAAATAATACATACTCTTTCTATGTAAATACATATCAGTTAAATGTAAATACATTTATCCAATAAaacaaaattacacatttatcctcaataatatacttaatttcaaaaatatttctCTGACCAAAAAATGTGTACCATCCGGTTACAAAAACCGGTTTTACTAAGTCATTTCACCTGTAGCTACAGTACAAGTTCTTTGTCCTGTTAGAGGGATCTTAAATCTCGAATTCATGTGAGGTTTTACATAAGCTccctttataaaatatataaataaaacattATGCTTTGGCCTCCAATAACAGGCCGACCCTGTGCAATATATGTAGGCATGAAAATATGATTCtcccataaaataataaaaagatacgCCCATAACTAAAAATAGCATTAATTGAAAGTTGAAACATACAAGTCCATTAAAATCATAAGAGAACACCACAAAGAAAACAGAGTACTCAACTCAGCAGTAAAAACAGTACTCAACTCAGcaataaaaacaaagaaaaattacTATCATATTAAGCCAAAAGGCtgcataatatttattatttgaaGAACTGCTATTAGAAATTAGTGACAATGGTCCTGTTTTCCAAGGAGAGTGAGGAGAAAGTCTTTGTAATCCCCAGAAGTGTCTTTGGCAATAGCATCATCGAGCGAAATGCTGTTCTTCTTGTAGTAAACCTCTTTGATGTCCTTCAAGTCTTTTTCAGCTCTTGTCACTATCACACGAGTCACTGAATCCTCATCAGTTCCCATCTTCTTCACTCCATCACGCACCACCTATTATTTATATATgcaaatattgattttgttgCATTAGCGATTATACTTGTTCCCAGAAGAGTTTAGCATTGTTATTATGTTTGAAATAAATACCACCTTTGCATAATACTTGTGGGGATCAGTTATGCAACGAACTGTGGTATGTAGTGCTTTCTGAAAACTATTACCAGAATCACCCAACAAATCCTGCAAAAATGACAACGTTTAAAATTTCATTATAGatacaaaaataatttaattttgataCAACGTCTTaacaagaaaaatgaaaaaaaaaaaaaaaaaaaaaccttagagATGGAAGTTTTGTGGTCTTCTCTGTAGCGATTGAAGGTGGCATTGAGCTGGGGCTTGCTCCTTGTGGTAAGAATCCTAATGAGTTCATCGTTGTTGAAGCAATTGTCTTTGATTGCCTTGTGAACTATGTCAGCTTCCGCATCCGCCAACCTTGCATTAACCTCTTCCCCGTTGTATCGATATGCACTCACCAACGCCACCAACAGCTGTTTTTTTATTTAACCAAACCaaacaaaaagtaaataaataaataaattatcacCTCTTTTTGATGATCacatttaagaaaaaaattgtattattattaattttagatGTTTAACTTATTAAATTTTGCTCATCAaactacttaatttttttaaatgttcaaCCCAAAATCTTACATGTGTGAACAAAACGTCTGAGTTTCATCACTGCTAGAAATACTAATCAATCCCTAAACTAAGTAATGATTATATATTAGGTTACTAAACCTTCAAACTCTCAACGAAGATTCTCAATCATGCTTCTTTTTAGAACATATAAAACATTAGCAAAGGGACAAAGTGGCTGATCTCTCCTAGCTGTTGAACACTTTGTAAATATTAAATTAAGAAAAAAGTAGGCATAATTAGTCGTTCTTTTGTCATAACACATACAAAGTTTTCCTAcctcattatttaaaataatggagagcatttatataatcatataatcgtTAATGATAATAATAACTGGGACTGGGACTGGGAGGAACCTTGCGGAGATCACCAGTGGTATGGGCAGCCAAGTCTTCCTCAAGGGAACGTTTGTAGCGACTCTGGTATGCCCTTCTCACACCCAAAAGCTCTTCAGGCGAATAAATGCATGAAATTTCAATCAAAACCCTGAAATCTGCCTCTGACTTTTTGATCGCTACGTGGGCCAATACTGCATCTCTGTCTACCGGGTCCAGGATCCAACGGTACACAGCTTTCTGATTATCGACAATAAGGATATTAAAAATAACAATAAGAATACAAATGATTTACTTATGTATACTAATTTCTTCTCATGAATTCTTTTGACTgctctttcaaaaaaaaattcttttgacATTGTCCTCGAATTAAGCGACTACTTTAATCAGTTACAACTTACAACTTATAAACATATATAGCTAAAATAATGAGGAAATTATTCTCTTGGCCTTCACTTCATCTCTTTGATATTAACTAGAGGACAAAACTGTGATAATTACTATgaccaaataagaaaaaaaatctattttggtTTAGGATTAAATAATATTCTAAGTTTTCACAAAAATTAATAGTACATTTGTTTTTCAAAAAAGTGTTAATATAATTACAGAACATTTAACATTCCAATGATAATTATGTCtggattttattttatattatcatACCAAAGTACATTTTATGTTGCAATAatacacacaaatatataatattatatcaaacatataaaaaaaattatatttaaccaGAAcccattaatatatttatataaatatattaaaatatgattaataaaagaaatgaaatatatgaatattattattaaaacaaGCATTGatgaatattaataataaaaaagagaACCTCAAAGTCACCGGAAAGCTCGGACTCAAGACGCTTGATAAGATCCTCTTCATAGAGCCGCTCATAAGCTTCTCTGATTTGCTTCCTTTGAGTTGCATTTCTATGGCCCAATATGTTAATGATGGCCTTCTCATCAGTGCCCCATCCTGTATATTTAGTTTAAATACCATTATCAAATTAATATTTcttacaacaacaacaataataataatgacaatcataatatgtatatatatatatatataaacactatATTATAACTTATTTTAGATAaaaatattcacataatcatacaaacaAATAATGATCAACGACCTTTACAAGCTTTGTGAAGAAGCTCGGCGTCTTCAATTGGAGAAGCATTGTCGATAGCAATGAGTGTTGCCATTAATTGTGTTGAGCAATATTGGTTTATATGTATAGCAATATAGTGCTATATGTATATAATGAGAGTATGTTTCACTTATTTATATAGAGGATGATAACTAAGTAACCctattattctattttattacGAAAAAACACAAATTCTTAGTATAGCtagtttattatatattaattaataatcgaatacgataagaatcaacatctattTCACCAAAACAAAGAGATAAGGGGCTTAGGTGTGAATTAGTTGGCTTACTTTAAACATTTTAATTATAACACAAAAAATAATCAAAAAGTTAGGTGAATTTTGTCAAAATGGCAATTTGTAATAGGATAGGACATTTGCATATATAGTATAAATTTACGCATATAAATGTATTATTCTTGgtattaattttctatttttatttctttctatatataaatgtataattCCGTTTCGTACAACTCAGTGGTCATATTTCCATATTGAATTGTCAGAGTGACCTATCATATTTGAATTTCAATATGTTTTACCAATTTTTTCAACAAGTCATTATCATCACTAGAAGGAGACACTGCATTTCCTAGCTATAATATCTTCAAAAACAAAAAGAGGTGCAATATTTCTAGATTCTTGATCATTTGCGCTCTTGTGTAGCAGTCTTGTGTTTTCTTTCTTTATACATTATAATAATTTCCTTTCCAAAGGGAAAAAAAATAGTAATAGTAAATTTTTATGGGAATATATATTTTTGGGTGCATATTTtattactcatatatatatatataaataaataagaacTCTTATATCAAGTTACTTTAAtgattaaaattaaaacaaaaactaaatgtaaaaaaaaaatcaatattagATTAACTTGATCTATCACATTGTAAAATTActctaatatttgtttatttCAAACCATCATTTTTTTCCCGTCAATTCCCATATcattagttgtttttttttaataattatattattataattatttcaaGATTAAATAGGATCGATATTCGTTTAAAACATACAACATGTAAAAAAAATGGATGCGACTCATATATGGTCATTCAAAAGTGCAAAACTACATTACTAAGCTTTGTACCAGTCTATAACACATGATCGGGttttgagataaaaaaaaaagataatatatatatatatatctggcTACGGTGTGTGTGCTTTAAGCATTAGTCCCACATTAGTGAGATATTGTGAGATTATAGAGTTTTAAAATGTGAATTAATCCAATCTCTGATattaaaaagattaaaaaaacaaaaaacaaaaaaaagcatAAAACGTAATAGGGAACATTTTTTACATTACCATTAAATAAACATTACCTTTGCATGCCTTTTGGAGAGCTTCAGCATCTTCCACCGCGGAATTGTAGTGTTGAGGAGCAATAAGAGTAGAAGTAGCCATTGATTAATATATctcttatttaattattaattaatatatatgtgAGTATGAGGAGTACTGTATGTTCTATTTATAACCCAACCCAATACATTTATCATAGACTTTAACGCCAACTCACGTTTATCATCATCTTTTGACGTTACTTCACATGTGAAATTGCAACAAAACATTTTCTATAGCCACAAGGCTACTTACTATTCCTGGAAAATGTTGTCTTCTTAATCTTTATTATAagatatattaatttattatattacagaatatatatattatatatatatataattaagtactGAATTCAGAGTTCACATGGTAAATAGTGTGGTGGGTATTGGCGTTTTCTATTTGCATGGTGGACACGTGGCATTGTACGGTATCTGGTTTTatttttccttcagtttcttggctggattttctttttctcttttgcttTATCATGTACTGTttattctttttccttttctatAACTAATAATTTTTAGCTTTTACTAAAGCATATTCTACATTCCCTCCAAAACCTATTTAAAAAGACTATATGTAAATAAAGTGTGTATATATTTATACACTATTTAAATATCTATTATAAAACATGCCCATTCCTCACATATTATATGAGGTTGGAATTCCTTCGACTTGAAGTATTCTGGGATACAATATTATGATCAACAGAATGCTCCACTTTAATTGATTCTTTAAATAAATTGATAATATTGAATATggttatattattgttattatttactaggggtggcaatttgggtcacgacacgataCGATTAAAATAAATACGAACACGatacgtttaataatcgtgttgtgttcgtgtttgagtttttgacacgttaaataatcgtgtcgtgttcctGTTTatcttaatcgtgtcgtgtcataatcgtgttgacccgtttaataatcgtgtcttgtcataatcgtgtcagacacgataacacgaataatttgcataggttttatgattttttttatataattatgattaatcgtgtcataatcgtgttattgtgtttgtgtcgtattgacccgtttaataatcgtgtcgtgttcgtgttcgtatttttgacacgtttaataatcgtgtcgtgttcatgTTTACCTAATCATgttgtcgtgtcataatcgtgtcgacacgaatctgacacgtttacacgaattgccaaCCCTGTTATT
This genomic interval from Humulus lupulus chromosome 8, drHumLupu1.1, whole genome shotgun sequence contains the following:
- the LOC133796274 gene encoding uncharacterized protein LOC133796274, with protein sequence MKTRGRGSSSKSVKSQQETLPVSVPTATPSVPASIPAVSPTPGRRSKTTARKKVLALSGPISSSVLGASSKGVTFPNLDAEQIPASAVSLASPKDQIKVKPALAKGKRKSKVVGSKKGKKAKVTKSKGTSSISDSSPLSRFKLKAKINPPPCTSSEDVSPETEDSQPELDPSLTEPNPEVPLDNLAEETDSEEDPSKASPVASDPKGTTPLAFPELSSKLDKQKGAPARTSDQSSFMFHKVYVRGHWYNFSPSEITKALNLVPVEIDDSIEFAKDQVLSELVGQAMVWEPSTSLRVTNLTHFYGALFKFAMFNWMSTTHSSTITQDMAFLLFKIGTGVAIDLGAVIFDQIMSLSGAKQAKLFGATFPIAIVRIEHPTSFFYLKTGQSPSFTLLQHLHSKFEPNN
- the LOC133798679 gene encoding annexin-like protein RJ4, which translates into the protein MATLIAIDNASPIEDAELLHKACKGWGTDEKAIINILGHRNATQRKQIREAYERLYEEDLIKRLESELSGDFEKAVYRWILDPVDRDAVLAHVAIKKSEADFRVLIEISCIYSPEELLGVRRAYQSRYKRSLEEDLAAHTTGDLRKLLVALVSAYRYNGEEVNARLADAEADIVHKAIKDNCFNNDELIRILTTRSKPQLNATFNRYREDHKTSISKDLLGDSGNSFQKALHTTVRCITDPHKYYAKVVRDGVKKMGTDEDSVTRVIVTRAEKDLKDIKEVYYKKNSISLDDAIAKDTSGDYKDFLLTLLGKQDHCH